GCATCGGCAGAGTCGGCAGCTACCGAAATGGATGTAACATACAGCGTATCCCCCTCTACCCAGAACAGCCGGGAAGGATCATACCAGGAAGGGCGCGTTGGCTCTTCCACAACCGGCTCCGGTTCTTCTTCAACGATCTCCTCCTCTTCGTCATCCACTACCCCCCGTATCTGTTCACAGGAGGAGAAGGCAAAAGCGATGAGCAACAACAGGATAAGTGTAGAAGTGAATCGGGTGTTCATTGAAGTAGTCGTATTGGTGAATCTCAAATTGCTGAAAACCAGAACAGAAAAAGAAGCTTCACCGGCTTTGATTTCCGGCCGGCCGTCGCCCCTACTGGAAATCAGAACGCACAGGAACATCTCCGTTGTAAATCCCGGCAGAGATGTGCTGTTATTTACCGGAAATGCCGCAAGGTAATAAAAAAGCGGGACTTCATTGAGCAGAGATTGTAACGGTATGTTGTTCACCGGAACGAAGGATCAGCAATTCGGCGGAGGTATTTCTTCTCCGGTCATCCCAGAGGGCGGAAAACGTACCGGTATCTGCTGCCTCGCGGCCGTTTAGCTCAAGAACAATGTCCTCTTCGCGCAGGCCTGCGCGATACGCCCGGCTGTTCTCCTCGACTCCGATGACCACCAGCTGATTGCGGGACAGGTTTTCCGGGTCGGGCAAGTCTGCCAGGGTAAAACCGGCATCCAGCTGCAGTCGGGGGATAGCGGATTCCCGGTCCCGGTCAAAGTCAAGGTCGCCGGTGGCTCTGGGCTCGGCAGCGGCCCAATCCCGGATGGCCTGTTGCTCCAGCCCCATTACCGGAAATTCCAAATCATGGGTTCTCCCTTCGCGCCAGATCCGGATGTTTACCTCTTCTCCGGGCCTCATCAAGGCGATGCGCTCCTGGAGGTGATTGGCCTCATCGACATCAAAACCATTGACTTGCAATACGATATCCCCCCTTTTCACTCCGCCCAGGTCGGCGCTGCCACCATTTGCAACACCCCGTATCTCCACTCCGGAAACCATATCCAGGCCCGCGCTTCGGGCCCCTTCATAATCTACCGATGCAATTTCCACACCCAGAAAAGCTCGCTGCACTTCTCCGAATTCGATGATATCCCGGGCGATTTTCATGGCCATGTTGACCGGCACCGCGAATCCGTAGCCCTGATAAGTCCCGCTTTCCGAAGCGATTGCGGTGTTGATGCCGATCAGCTCACCCCGGGTATTGACCAGAGCACCGCCGCTGTTACCCCGGTTGATGGCGGCATCGGTCTGGATGAAGCTTTCAATGCGCATCCGGTCGCTGATGATGTCCACATCGCGGCCCAGCGCACTGACGATCCCGGCCGTTACTGTCGAGCGGAGCCGAAAAGGGTTACCGACGGCCATCACCCAGTCCCCTACCCGGATATTGTCGGAATTGCCCACGACCATGGAGGGTGCATTCTCTGTCTCAATTTTCAGCACGGCAAGATCGGTGGAGGCATCTCCGCCTACCAGCCGGGCCCGGTGCTGTTTCTTGTCGTGGGTCATAACCCGGACCCTGTCTCCCGCTCCGTCCACGACATGATGGTTGGTGAGGATGTAGCCGTCTGGCGAAATAAGGACTCCCGACCCGATGCTCTGTGCCCGCCGCCGGGGCAGAAAACGCTCCCAAAACTGCTCTTC
The Balneolales bacterium ANBcel1 DNA segment above includes these coding regions:
- a CDS encoding trypsin-like peptidase domain-containing protein; the encoded protein is MPLHQKVLTALLLLLTGMLLGVLLMVSRGSWIPLERVEVRYTDVKRSMDPVEPVPGEEIHSPAYIFNDIARDVLPAVVYIETDIAMDQAVPDDEHHQFEEQFWERFLPRRRAQSIGSGVLISPDGYILTNHHVVDGAGDRVRVMTHDKKQHRARLVGGDASTDLAVLKIETENAPSMVVGNSDNIRVGDWVMAVGNPFRLRSTVTAGIVSALGRDVDIISDRMRIESFIQTDAAINRGNSGGALVNTRGELIGINTAIASESGTYQGYGFAVPVNMAMKIARDIIEFGEVQRAFLGVEIASVDYEGARSAGLDMVSGVEIRGVANGGSADLGGVKRGDIVLQVNGFDVDEANHLQERIALMRPGEEVNIRIWREGRTHDLEFPVMGLEQQAIRDWAAAEPRATGDLDFDRDRESAIPRLQLDAGFTLADLPDPENLSRNQLVVIGVEENSRAYRAGLREEDIVLELNGREAADTGTFSALWDDRRRNTSAELLILRSGEQHTVTISAQ